A single window of uncultured Pseudodesulfovibrio sp. DNA harbors:
- a CDS encoding fumarate reductase iron-sulfur subunit: MGREIKFEIFRYNPEKKGEVPHMQTYTLDETPNMTLFIALNRLREEQDPSLIFDFCCRAGICGACAMVINGRPGLACQTKTKDQPTKITLHPLPVFKLVGDLSVDTGVWFREMYDKTESWVHTSKTFDPTKEEERMDDKVANQIYELERCIECGCCVSACGTARLRDDFMGAAALNRIARFVVDPRDERSDDQYFEIIGNDNGIFGCMGLLACEDVCPKGLPLQDQLGFLRRKMGITAIKEIFRKK, encoded by the coding sequence ATGGGTAGAGAAATAAAATTCGAAATATTCCGGTATAATCCAGAAAAAAAGGGAGAGGTCCCGCACATGCAGACCTACACCCTTGATGAAACCCCGAACATGACCCTGTTCATTGCTCTGAATAGATTACGTGAAGAACAGGACCCAAGCCTCATCTTCGACTTCTGTTGTAGGGCAGGCATCTGCGGCGCATGCGCCATGGTCATCAATGGTCGTCCGGGACTGGCATGTCAGACCAAAACAAAAGATCAACCCACCAAAATCACATTGCACCCCCTGCCCGTCTTCAAACTCGTCGGAGACCTCTCCGTCGATACGGGTGTCTGGTTCAGAGAAATGTACGACAAAACCGAATCATGGGTTCACACGTCCAAGACATTCGATCCGACCAAGGAAGAAGAGCGCATGGACGACAAGGTTGCCAACCAAATCTATGAACTCGAACGCTGCATCGAATGTGGTTGTTGTGTCTCAGCATGCGGCACAGCCCGCTTACGGGATGATTTTATGGGAGCAGCGGCTCTGAACCGCATCGCCCGATTTGTTGTCGATCCCAGAGATGAACGCTCTGACGATCAATACTTTGAAATCATCGGCAATGATAACGGGATATTCGGCTGCATGGGCCTCCTGGCCTGTGAAGACGTTTGCCCTAAAGGGCTGCCGCTGCAAGATCAACTCGGTTTCCTCCGCCGCAAGATGGGCATCACAGCAATCAAAGAAATCTTCAGGAAGAAATAA
- a CDS encoding fumarate hydratase yields the protein MRTIKTSKIVDAVANMCIKANTELPSDVRTKLEQAMAKETSDSAKEVLRQLLENADLAKSTKLPLCQDCGLAVLFVEVGDDVRIDGGNLREVINEGVRKGYADGFLRKSACDPFSRANTGDGTPAIIHFDFVPGDTLKIVYMAKGGGSENMSRCTMLAPAQGWEGIKEFVINRVAEAGPNPCPPIVVGLGIGGTFEHASIIAKKSLMRRLDDTHPDPDIAAKEKELEDAINRLDIGPMGLGGKTTALSVKMAVDPCHLASLPLAVNIQCHSQRHEEVVL from the coding sequence ATGCGCACAATCAAAACCAGCAAAATAGTCGATGCCGTGGCAAACATGTGCATCAAGGCAAATACAGAGCTGCCGAGCGATGTCCGCACCAAACTCGAACAGGCGATGGCCAAAGAGACCAGTGACTCCGCAAAGGAAGTCCTGCGCCAACTTCTGGAAAATGCCGACCTTGCCAAAAGTACAAAACTCCCCCTCTGTCAGGATTGCGGCCTTGCCGTCCTCTTTGTTGAAGTCGGCGACGACGTTCGCATTGACGGAGGCAATCTCCGTGAAGTCATCAACGAAGGTGTTCGTAAAGGGTATGCCGATGGTTTTCTGCGAAAATCCGCTTGCGACCCGTTCAGTCGGGCCAATACAGGCGATGGCACTCCCGCAATCATTCACTTTGATTTCGTCCCCGGTGACACGCTGAAAATTGTCTATATGGCAAAAGGCGGCGGCAGTGAGAACATGAGTCGTTGCACCATGTTGGCACCAGCACAAGGCTGGGAAGGTATCAAGGAATTTGTCATCAATCGTGTGGCTGAAGCCGGTCCAAACCCCTGCCCTCCGATCGTTGTAGGCCTCGGCATCGGCGGCACCTTTGAACATGCATCCATCATTGCCAAAAAGTCCCTCATGCGCCGACTGGATGACACTCATCCTGATCCGGATATCGCAGCCAAGGAAAAGGAACTCGAAGATGCCATCAACAGACTCGACATCGGTCCCATGGGCCTCGGCGGAAAAACCACTGCTCTCAGTGTGAAAATGGCTGTCGATCCCTGCCATCTGGCAAGTCTTCCCTTGGCCGTAAACATCCAGTGTCACTCTCAACGGCACGAGGAGGTCGTACTCTAA